The genomic stretch TCCTAAAGTGAAACATTATTATACTGAACCTTATCCGTATGCGAGACAGAAAGTGGTAGTGGTAGGATCCAGCAATTCAGCGGTGGATGCTGCTCTTGAAACGTATAGAAAAGGAGCGGATGTTACTATGATCATCCGTCATTCTGAAATTTCAAAAAGTGTGAAATACTGGGTAAGACCGGATATTGAAAACCGAATTGCAGAAGCTAGTATCAAAGCTTACTTTAATGCAGAAATGATAGAAATAAAAGAAAATTCTGTAATTTTTAAGGATGATAATAACAGGATTCATGAGATTGAAAATGATTTTGTTCTGGCCATGACCGGCTACCTTCCCGATTTTGAATTTCTGAAAAACTCAGGAATCGACTTAAACGGTGCTTGCCTGAACCCATTTTACAACCCTGAAACTATGGAAACAAATATTCCTAATCTTTATCTTGCAGGAGTTGTTTGCGGCGGAAAAGACACCCACCTATGGTTCATTGAAAACTCAAGAGTCCATGCAGCATTGATTGTTAAGAATATAAAGAAGTGAATAATAAATAACCTCTATTAATATTAAGTTATTCCAAAAACAACTTTCTTTGTGAAGCTAAATCTAAAGCATTTTCACCTTGTAAATACATCATAATCAGCATTTTTTTTGATATTAATGAAAATAAAAACATCTACCATAATCTGTTTATTATCTGGTCTTTTCAATGCCCAGAAAAACAACTTATCCCCATCAAAACCTGCTACAGACACCTATTTCGGAACTGAAGTAGTAGATGAATATAGAAATCTGGAAAATTTGGATGATCCGGAAACTCTTCATTGGATGAAATCACAGACAGCCTATACCACTTCTATTCTTGATCTTATACCTAAAAGAAATTATTACCTTGAAAAAAGAACAGAGCTTGATAAAAGACAGGGGTATTCTGTTTCAAATCTAAATATTACAAATAATGATAAATATTTTTATTTAAAGAAAAAAGGTGATGAAAAAGTAGCTAAGTTGTATTACCGCGACGGGTTTTCAGGAGTAGAAAAGCTACTTTACAATCCTGCTGATTACAAAAGTAATGAACAAAATCACAGCTTTGTCATCAATTATATAAGTCCAAGTTGGGACGGTAATACCATTGCCATTTCTATGTCTGAAAAAGGCAATGAATTAGCAGATGTAATTATTATGGATGTGAACACAAAATATGTTCATCCCCACATTATTACCAATGCATCACCTGCTACATTTGACGGAATAAAATGGATTGATAATAACAGGTTTTTCTATGTTGCTTTTTCCACAACAGATCCTAAATCACAGGACTTTTATAAAAATACAAGAACAGTACTTTATAAAGTAGGCACAGATCCAAAGGATATTACTGATGTTTTTTCAGCTAAGAATAATCCGGATTTACAGATCACTCCAAGTCAATATCCGATGATTTTAAATTTCGGCAGTGACGATCAATATTATATTGGAATGATAGTCGATTATCAAACGTACAGGAAAACATTTATTATTCCAAAGAAAGACTTATTAGAAGGAAAGAAAAACTGGAGTCTGCTCTATGATCCAAGTGATAAGGCAAAAAATTTCCGTCTATGGAATGATAAGGCTATTTTTTTATCATCATATAATGCAACTTCCAATAAATTATGTAAAACAAGCATTGACAATCTGAACTTTAAAGATCCGGAAGTTCTGATTCCGGAGAAAAAAGATGAAATTATTAAAAGTTACAAAACCACAAAAGACGGCATTTACTATACCACTACTAAAAATGGAGTAGAAGCTAAATTATATCTCTATAAAGATGGGAAAGATACAGCGATTCCGCTTCCTTACCCTTCCGGAAATATTAGCTTAGAAAATATAGGAAATAACTTTTCTGACATCTGGGTAACATGTTCCGGTTGGGCTAATGAAGAGCAGCGTTTTAAATATGATGTAAAAACCAATAGCTTCAAAGCAGAAAACCTTACTCCAGTTACAGAATATCCAGAATTTGCTGATGTAGTGGTTAAAGAAATAACCATAAAAGCAAGAGATGGAGAGGAGGTTCCGGTTTCTTTGATGTATCATAAAAACCTCAAAAAAAACGGTAAGAATATGACTCTTATTGACAGTTATGGATCTTATGGAGTGTCTTCTTCCCCATTTTTTGCGAAAATGTATTTATTATGGGTTAACCAGGGTGGAGTGGTTGCCGTAGCTCATGTAAGAGGAGGAGGCGAAAAGGGCGAAAAATGGCGTTTAGCAGGTCAGAAGGAAACCAAGCCTAATACCTGGAAAGATTTAATTGACTGTACAGAATATTTAATAAAAGAGAAATATACATCAAAAGATAAAGTTGCCATTTGGGGAACCAGCGCAGGAGGTATTACTGTAGGCAGAGCCATGACGGAAAGACCAGATCTGTTTAAGGCAGTTATTGCAGAAGTGGGATCATTAAACACCCTTAGACAGGAGACAACTCCTAATGGACAGCCTAAAGAATTTGGAAGCATAAAAGATCCAAAAGAATTTAAGGCTGTATTAGAAATGGATTCATTTTATCATATCAAAAAGGGAGTAAAATATCCGGCAACATTTATCACAGGTGGAATCAATGATCAAAGAGTTATCGTGTGGGAGCCTACAAAATTTGCGGCTAAATTAATGGCTGGCAATACGTCTGATCATCCTGTATTACTAAAAATAGATTTTGAAGGAGGACACGCAGCCAATGTACCTATTGCCCAGCGATATGCTAATCTGGGAGATATGTTTACATTTGCATTCTGGCAGTTAGGACATCCTGATTATCAACCTAAAGAAAAGATAAAAAAATAAAACACTCGTTTTCATAATCTACTTTTGAAGACTTGATATTATATAAATATATCTATCCTTAGCTGTTATTTAAAAACGAATAATATAATTATATCTTTAAACCTCTTCTTTAGAGGTTTTTTCATTTAACATCCAAGGAATGACAAAATAGAGCGCAACAGCAATTCCTGTAGCCAGTACTCCTGTTCCAATCCATAAAGTATTAAAGCCCAATTTATCAGCGATCAGAGTTCCTATATAAGGGGTAATGATAAACGCTATGGAAAATGATATTCCATTCAACCCCATGTATGCTCCTTTATTATTATCTCCGGAACGCAGGGCAGTGATTGTTGACATAAAAGGTAAGGTCCAGATTTCCCCGATACAAAGCAGTGTCATAGAAACCAATAAGGTAATCATGCTATAGTCAAAAGCCAGTATTGCATAGGAGAATCCACATATAAGTGTTCCTATCAGCATGGTAAATGCAAGGCTAAAGTACTTTTCTGCAATCTGTACAAATCCCATTTCCAACAGAACGATCAGGAACCCGCTGTACCCCAGAATATATCCAATATTCTGCTGGCTCAGATGGGCCGTATCTTTATAAAAAATGGTCAATGTACTGAATAACTGGAAGAAACAGATAGAAAACAGCATACATAGCACACAGTAAATCAAAAACTTACTATCCTTATAAGGTGAATTTTCTTTTTTAATAATGACTACCTCTTTTACTTTTTTTGCTGCCTGTTTGGCTAATTTTGCACGGCCTTTAAAAAACCAGATGTACATCAATCCAGCCAATAAAGCAGCCAAAGCATTACTATAAAACAAAAATTCATACGAAATAGCAGACAAAATTCCTCCTAAAGCGGGGCCTATAGAAAATCCTAAATTAACAGCCATACGATTTAAAGAAAAAGCTCGTGTTATATTTTGTGGTTTCGCATATTTTGTAATGGCCACCGAATTTGCAGGACGGAAGGTTTCGCTTACAATACTCTGAGCCAGGATAATTCCTGCCAGCCCTACTTCTGTTTCAAA from Chryseobacterium indologenes encodes the following:
- a CDS encoding YpdA family putative bacillithiol disulfide reductase — its product is MEILDILIIGAGPIGINCAIEAQKNNLNYVIIEKGTIVNSLYNYPLYMRFFSTAEKLEIDGTPFISTAPKPGRQDALEYYQGIARQKDLNIHLYEKVLNVSRTPDIFDIETTKGKYKAKNVIIATGFYDIPNLMNIPGEELPKVKHYYTEPYPYARQKVVVVGSSNSAVDAALETYRKGADVTMIIRHSEISKSVKYWVRPDIENRIAEASIKAYFNAEMIEIKENSVIFKDDNNRIHEIENDFVLAMTGYLPDFEFLKNSGIDLNGACLNPFYNPETMETNIPNLYLAGVVCGGKDTHLWFIENSRVHAALIVKNIKK
- a CDS encoding MFS transporter translates to MLALVMLINRAGSMVLPFLGVYMTDHLHFSIENSGIVLSFFGIGSVIGSWLGGMVTDKIGEYRVQSLSLLLSVPLFCMIPLFETEVGLAGIILAQSIVSETFRPANSVAITKYAKPQNITRAFSLNRMAVNLGFSIGPALGGILSAISYEFLFYSNALAALLAGLMYIWFFKGRAKLAKQAAKKVKEVVIIKKENSPYKDSKFLIYCVLCMLFSICFFQLFSTLTIFYKDTAHLSQQNIGYILGYSGFLIVLLEMGFVQIAEKYFSLAFTMLIGTLICGFSYAILAFDYSMITLLVSMTLLCIGEIWTLPFMSTITALRSGDNNKGAYMGLNGISFSIAFIITPYIGTLIADKLGFNTLWIGTGVLATGIAVALYFVIPWMLNEKTSKEEV
- a CDS encoding prolyl oligopeptidase family serine peptidase, which codes for MKIKTSTIICLLSGLFNAQKNNLSPSKPATDTYFGTEVVDEYRNLENLDDPETLHWMKSQTAYTTSILDLIPKRNYYLEKRTELDKRQGYSVSNLNITNNDKYFYLKKKGDEKVAKLYYRDGFSGVEKLLYNPADYKSNEQNHSFVINYISPSWDGNTIAISMSEKGNELADVIIMDVNTKYVHPHIITNASPATFDGIKWIDNNRFFYVAFSTTDPKSQDFYKNTRTVLYKVGTDPKDITDVFSAKNNPDLQITPSQYPMILNFGSDDQYYIGMIVDYQTYRKTFIIPKKDLLEGKKNWSLLYDPSDKAKNFRLWNDKAIFLSSYNATSNKLCKTSIDNLNFKDPEVLIPEKKDEIIKSYKTTKDGIYYTTTKNGVEAKLYLYKDGKDTAIPLPYPSGNISLENIGNNFSDIWVTCSGWANEEQRFKYDVKTNSFKAENLTPVTEYPEFADVVVKEITIKARDGEEVPVSLMYHKNLKKNGKNMTLIDSYGSYGVSSSPFFAKMYLLWVNQGGVVAVAHVRGGGEKGEKWRLAGQKETKPNTWKDLIDCTEYLIKEKYTSKDKVAIWGTSAGGITVGRAMTERPDLFKAVIAEVGSLNTLRQETTPNGQPKEFGSIKDPKEFKAVLEMDSFYHIKKGVKYPATFITGGINDQRVIVWEPTKFAAKLMAGNTSDHPVLLKIDFEGGHAANVPIAQRYANLGDMFTFAFWQLGHPDYQPKEKIKK